One Streptomyces sp. L2 genomic window carries:
- the tal gene encoding transaldolase, with the protein MMTVTEAIATPGALKRLADEGVSIWLDDLSRTRIASGSLARLVDDAGVVGVTTNPSIFQAAIGSGEGYEEQLRELAVRGVTVDEAVRMMTTADVRSAADILHSVYTASEGRDGRVSIEVDPRLAHHTEATVAEAKQLAWLVDRPNAMIKIPATRAGLPAITEVIGLGISVNVTLIFSLERYREVMDAYLAGLEQARARGLDLSTIHSVASFFVSRVDTEIDKRLTALGTPEALALKGRAALANARLAYAAYEQVFGSTGGGAPADDRWRALAAEGAHAQRPLWASTGVKDPAYKDTLYVDELVAPGTVNTMPEATLAATADHGVITGDTVTGGYEQARADLAAVERLGVSYDEVVRQLEDEGVAKFETAWQDLLDAVAAALESKGVDAS; encoded by the coding sequence ATGATGACTGTGACCGAAGCAATCGCCACCCCGGGAGCCCTCAAGCGCCTCGCCGACGAGGGCGTCTCGATCTGGCTGGACGACCTGTCGCGCACCCGGATCGCCTCGGGCTCGCTGGCCCGGCTCGTCGACGACGCGGGCGTCGTCGGCGTGACCACCAACCCGTCGATCTTCCAGGCCGCCATAGGCTCCGGCGAGGGCTACGAGGAGCAGCTCCGCGAGCTGGCCGTGCGCGGGGTGACAGTGGACGAGGCCGTCCGGATGATGACGACCGCCGACGTGCGGTCCGCCGCCGACATTCTGCATTCCGTATACACCGCGTCCGAGGGGCGCGACGGCCGGGTCTCCATCGAGGTCGACCCGCGCCTCGCCCACCACACGGAGGCGACCGTCGCCGAGGCCAAGCAGCTCGCCTGGCTCGTCGACCGCCCCAACGCGATGATCAAGATCCCGGCCACCCGTGCGGGCCTGCCGGCCATCACCGAGGTCATCGGGCTGGGCATCAGCGTCAACGTCACGCTGATCTTCTCCCTGGAGCGCTACCGCGAGGTCATGGACGCCTACCTGGCCGGGCTGGAGCAGGCCCGCGCGCGGGGCCTGGACCTGTCCACGATCCACTCCGTGGCGTCCTTCTTCGTCTCCCGCGTCGACACCGAGATCGACAAGCGGCTCACCGCCCTCGGCACCCCGGAGGCCCTGGCGCTCAAGGGCCGCGCGGCCCTCGCCAACGCCCGGCTGGCGTACGCGGCGTACGAGCAGGTGTTCGGATCCACTGGCGGTGGAGCCCCCGCCGACGACCGCTGGCGCGCCCTCGCCGCCGAGGGCGCCCACGCGCAGCGCCCGCTGTGGGCGTCCACCGGTGTGAAGGATCCCGCATACAAGGACACGCTGTACGTCGACGAGCTGGTCGCCCCCGGCACGGTCAACACCATGCCCGAGGCCACCCTGGCGGCCACCGCCGACCACGGCGTGATCACGGGCGACACCGTGACCGGCGGCTACGAGCAGGCCCGCGCCGACCTGGCCGCCGTCGAACGGCTCGGCGTCTCCTACGACGAGGTCGTGCGGCAGCTGGAGGACGAGGGCGTGGCCAAGTTCGAGACGGCCTGGCAGGACCTGCTGGACGCCGTCGCGGCGGCCCTGGAGAGCAAGGGAGTTGACGCGTCATGA
- the zwf gene encoding glucose-6-phosphate dehydrogenase, which produces MTDQATQAPAEEAVRVPVGPAADWVNPLRDTGDRRLPRIAGPSGLVIFGVTGDLSRKKLMPAVYDLANRGLLPPGFSLVGFARRDWEDQDFAQVVHDAVREHSRTPFREEVWQQLAEGMRFIPGDFDDDTAFKQLRDAVVELNASRGTGGNFAFYLSVPPKFFPKVVQQLKKHGLASPPRGAWRRAVIEKPFGHDLDSACDLNAILHDVFEPDQVFRIDHYLGKETVQNILALRFANQMYEPIWNRSYVDHVQITMAEDIGIGGRAGYYDGIGAARDVIQNHLLQLMALTAMEEPIAFDAEALLTEKLKVLKSVRLPQDLGRHTVRGQYAAGWQGGEKVAGYLEEDGIDPTSKTDTYAAIKLGIDNRRWAGVPFYLRAGKRLGRRVTEIAVVFQRAPHSPFDSTATEELGQNAIVIRVQPDEGMTVRFGSKVPGTSMEIRDVSMDFAYGESFTESSPEAYERLILDVLLGDANLFPRHQEVEESWQILDPIERYWAEHGRPAPYASGSWGPREADEMLARDGRSWRRP; this is translated from the coding sequence ATGACCGACCAGGCAACGCAGGCCCCCGCCGAGGAGGCGGTGCGGGTGCCCGTCGGCCCGGCGGCCGACTGGGTGAACCCGCTGCGGGACACCGGCGACCGCCGGCTCCCCCGGATCGCCGGCCCGTCGGGGCTGGTCATCTTCGGGGTGACCGGCGACCTGTCCCGCAAGAAGCTGATGCCGGCCGTGTACGACCTGGCCAACCGCGGTCTGCTGCCGCCGGGTTTCTCGCTGGTCGGCTTCGCCCGCCGGGACTGGGAGGACCAGGACTTCGCGCAGGTCGTGCACGACGCGGTGCGCGAGCACTCCCGCACCCCGTTCCGTGAGGAGGTCTGGCAGCAGCTCGCCGAGGGCATGCGGTTCATCCCGGGCGACTTCGACGACGACACCGCGTTCAAGCAGTTGCGGGACGCGGTCGTGGAGCTGAACGCCTCCCGGGGTACCGGCGGCAACTTCGCGTTCTACCTGTCGGTGCCGCCGAAGTTCTTCCCGAAGGTCGTCCAGCAGCTGAAGAAGCACGGCCTGGCGAGCCCGCCGCGGGGCGCCTGGCGGCGCGCGGTCATCGAGAAGCCGTTCGGGCACGACCTGGACAGCGCCTGCGACCTGAACGCCATCCTGCACGACGTGTTCGAGCCGGACCAGGTGTTCCGCATCGACCACTACCTCGGCAAGGAGACCGTCCAGAACATCCTGGCGCTGCGCTTCGCCAACCAGATGTACGAGCCGATCTGGAACCGCAGTTACGTCGACCACGTGCAGATCACCATGGCCGAGGACATCGGCATCGGCGGCCGGGCCGGCTACTACGACGGCATCGGCGCCGCCCGGGACGTCATCCAGAACCACCTGCTGCAGCTGATGGCGCTCACCGCCATGGAGGAGCCGATCGCGTTCGACGCGGAGGCGCTGCTCACCGAGAAGCTGAAGGTCCTGAAGTCGGTGCGGCTGCCCCAGGACCTCGGCCGGCACACGGTGCGCGGCCAGTACGCGGCGGGCTGGCAGGGCGGCGAGAAGGTGGCCGGCTACCTCGAAGAGGACGGCATCGACCCCACGTCGAAGACCGACACGTACGCGGCGATCAAGCTCGGCATCGACAACCGCCGCTGGGCGGGCGTGCCGTTCTACCTGCGTGCCGGGAAGCGGCTCGGCCGCCGGGTGACAGAGATCGCGGTCGTCTTCCAGCGGGCCCCGCACTCCCCGTTCGACTCCACCGCCACCGAGGAACTGGGCCAGAACGCCATCGTCATCCGGGTCCAGCCGGACGAGGGCATGACCGTCCGGTTCGGCTCCAAGGTGCCCGGCACCTCGATGGAGATCCGGGACGTGTCGATGGACTTCGCCTACGGCGAGTCGTTCACCGAGTCGAGTCCGGAGGCGTACGAGCGGCTCATCCTGGACGTACTCCTCGGCGACGCGAATTTGTTCCCCCGGCACCAGGAGGTGGAAGAGTCCTGGCAGATCCTCGACCCGATCGAGCGGTACTGGGCGGAGCACGGCAGGCCGGCCCCGTACGCGTCG
- the tkt gene encoding transketolase, with protein sequence MSAQASDGSDGFEWTDLDRRAVDTARLLAADAVQKVGNGHPGTAMSLAPAAYTIFQKVMRHDPADPEWAGRDRFVLSPGHTSLTLYTQLFLAGYELELADLKAFRTHGSKTPGHPEYGHTAGVETTTGPLGQGVANAVGMAMAARYERGLFDPDAPEGTSPFDHTVWAIVSDGDLQEGVSAEASSLAGHQRLGNLVLLYDDNHISIEGDTATAFSEDVLKRYAAYGWHTQRIQPTADGDVDVAALHAALTAARSETGRPSIVAMRTVIAWPAPNARNTEASHGSALGEEEVAATKRLLGFDPGRTFAVDGDVLAHTRAALDRGAQAHAAWDKRIAAWRTEQPARAELFERVSKGELPPGWEAALPVFEEGRPVATRAASGKVLRALGPVLPELWGGSADLAGSNNTTIDQGSSFLPAGNPLPGADPYGRTVHFGIREFSMAAAMNGVALHGNTRIYGGTFLVFSDYMRNAVRMSALMRLPVTYVWTHDSVGLGEDGPTHQPVEHLASLRAIPGLNVVRPADANETAVAWAEILKRHATRPAPHGLALTRQGVPVYAPREDAAKGGYVLRESSTEVPEVIVIATGSEVRLAVAAREELEAGGIGTRVVSMPCVEWFEEQPRAYREAVLPPSVRARVAVEAGIGLTWHRYIGDAGRIVSLEHFGASADAATLFAEFGFTPENVAAAARDALAAARA encoded by the coding sequence ATGAGCGCGCAAGCATCCGACGGCTCCGACGGCTTCGAGTGGACGGACCTGGACCGGCGTGCGGTGGACACCGCCCGGCTGCTCGCGGCCGACGCGGTGCAGAAGGTGGGCAACGGCCACCCGGGCACGGCGATGAGCCTGGCCCCGGCGGCGTACACGATCTTTCAGAAGGTGATGCGTCATGACCCGGCCGATCCTGAGTGGGCCGGCCGCGACCGCTTCGTGCTGTCCCCCGGGCACACCTCGCTGACGCTCTACACGCAGCTGTTCCTCGCCGGGTACGAGCTGGAGCTCGCGGACCTGAAGGCGTTCCGCACACACGGCTCGAAGACGCCCGGCCACCCCGAGTACGGGCACACGGCGGGCGTGGAGACCACCACGGGACCGCTCGGGCAGGGCGTCGCGAACGCGGTCGGCATGGCGATGGCCGCCCGCTACGAGCGGGGCCTGTTCGACCCGGACGCCCCCGAGGGCACCTCTCCCTTCGACCACACCGTCTGGGCGATCGTCTCCGACGGCGACCTTCAGGAGGGCGTCTCCGCGGAGGCCTCCTCGCTGGCCGGCCACCAGAGGCTCGGCAACCTGGTCCTCCTCTACGACGACAACCACATCTCCATCGAGGGCGACACGGCGACCGCCTTCTCCGAGGACGTGCTGAAGCGGTACGCGGCATACGGCTGGCACACCCAGCGCATACAGCCGACCGCCGACGGGGACGTCGACGTGGCCGCCCTGCACGCGGCGCTGACGGCCGCGCGGTCCGAGACCGGCCGGCCGTCGATCGTCGCGATGCGCACGGTCATCGCGTGGCCGGCCCCGAACGCGCGGAACACCGAGGCCTCCCACGGCTCGGCGCTGGGCGAGGAGGAGGTCGCCGCCACCAAGCGCCTCCTCGGCTTCGACCCCGGGCGGACCTTCGCGGTGGACGGCGACGTCCTCGCCCACACCCGCGCCGCCCTGGACCGGGGCGCACAGGCGCACGCCGCCTGGGACAAGCGGATCGCCGCCTGGCGCACCGAGCAGCCCGCACGAGCCGAGCTGTTCGAGCGGGTGAGCAAGGGTGAGCTGCCCCCGGGCTGGGAGGCCGCGCTGCCGGTGTTCGAGGAGGGCAGGCCGGTCGCCACCCGTGCCGCCTCGGGCAAGGTGCTGCGGGCGCTCGGCCCGGTGCTGCCGGAGCTGTGGGGCGGTTCCGCCGACCTGGCGGGCTCCAACAACACCACCATCGACCAGGGCAGCTCCTTCCTGCCGGCGGGCAACCCGCTGCCCGGCGCCGACCCGTACGGCCGTACGGTGCACTTCGGGATCCGCGAGTTCTCGATGGCCGCCGCGATGAACGGCGTCGCGCTGCACGGCAACACCCGGATCTACGGCGGCACCTTCCTGGTGTTCTCCGACTACATGCGCAACGCCGTCCGGATGTCGGCGCTGATGCGGCTGCCGGTGACGTACGTGTGGACGCACGACTCCGTCGGCCTCGGCGAGGACGGGCCCACACACCAGCCGGTCGAGCACCTGGCCTCGCTGCGGGCGATCCCGGGCCTGAACGTCGTCCGCCCGGCGGACGCCAACGAGACCGCGGTCGCCTGGGCCGAGATCCTGAAGAGGCACGCCACCCGCCCCGCCCCGCACGGGCTCGCGCTGACCCGCCAGGGCGTGCCGGTGTACGCGCCCCGCGAGGACGCGGCCAAGGGCGGCTACGTGCTGCGCGAGTCCTCGACCGAGGTCCCGGAGGTGATCGTCATCGCGACGGGCTCCGAGGTGCGTCTCGCCGTGGCCGCGCGCGAGGAACTGGAGGCCGGCGGGATCGGCACGCGGGTGGTGTCGATGCCGTGCGTGGAGTGGTTCGAGGAGCAGCCGCGCGCCTACCGGGAGGCGGTGCTGCCGCCGTCGGTGCGGGCCCGGGTCGCGGTGGAGGCCGGCATCGGCCTGACCTGGCACCGGTACATCGGTGACGCGGGCCGGATCGTGTCCCTGGAGCACTTCGGGGCCTCCGCCGACGCCGCCACCCTGTTCGCCGAGTTCGGCTTCACCCCCGAGAACGTGGCCGCGGCGGCCCGCGACGCGCTGGCCGCCGCGCGCGCCTGA